The DNA sequence TTGGGTTTGCGCGTGTTGACCTGAATGGTGCCGCCCACGCCACCTTCGGTGAGTCGTGCCTCGGAGCCTTTATAGACGTCAATCGACTTGACCAGTTCGGAGGCCATGTCCCGGAAGTCCACACTGCGGCTGCCGCCCATACCCATGGCGGTCACGCCGTTCAGCTCAACCCGCACCAGGCCTGACTCAACGCCCCGAACACTGACGGAGGTACCTTCACCCATATCGCGGTTAAGCTGAATACCGGAGATCCGCTGTAGCGCTTCACCGATATTCTTGTCGGGGAATTCACTGATGTCTTCGGCCACCAGGGAGTCCATCATGGTACCGGCTTCCCGCTTCCGGTCCAGAGCACTGGTGTAGCTCTGACGGATGCCGGTGACCAATACCTCTTCAAGTACGGTATCTTCGGACGACGCGCTGTCGTTCTGAGATTGGCTTTGCTGTTCCTCGTCCTGCTGCTCCTGCGCGTAGGCGTTGGTCACCATAAAGGTGCTGCATGCGGCGCCGGCCAGAACAATGGAAGCAATACGACTGGCTAGTGAATTCTTTCTGAAGAGTGGTGTTGTCTTGGTGCAATCAAGCTTTTCAGACTGATTGTAGTTATTCATTATTAAATCCCGCCTTAAATGTTAGTAAGTGGAAATTTTATGTAATGGTTACTTTGCTAACAGGCCCCATAGTATAACCAAAAAAAATCAAATTCAACAAAATGTAACCACAATGACCACGCATTGCAGTCACTAGCAGTCATTTCAATCTCCAATAGATTTAAAAATACATTTTAATATTTCTAATACGAATATAGAGCGGTTTCTCTGTGTCTATAAGGAGGTGCTTGGGTGGCAAGGCAGGGTGGCTTTGGGGTGGAGCGTCGCCAGTGCAGTGGCGGGCGGCGTGGTCGGGGCCTTCCGGGGGCTCGTTACCCATGGTGCGGGTCTGCATGAGTGCATACATGCAGGGCATATGGTCGATAGAACCTTTTTGGCGCGGGCAGGGTAGCCCCCCTGTTTATGCTCGGCGATCCCTGACATAAAAGGTAGTTGTGGCTTCCAGGAGTTTGAAAACTATTGGAAAACAACGACGAAAAGCACTAGAATCGTGATTGAAGCTGATGTAATATGATCATTGATGGTTTTTTGTTAGCAGTTACATAATGATAAATGACTAATTCCGTTGGTCTTTTCATCCTAAATAAGAATTCAGTTTCATCGCCATGTAGTTTTAACCGCTAATTCTACATCTCTTTCGTAAGATCACTTTCGGAGATTGCATAATGAGAAAAGACGGAAGTTACTCCAAAGGCAAAATACGGGCACTGGCGGTACCGCTTGTGCCAGTGTTGTTATCCACGATGCTGGTGGGCTGTGATGACGAGTACACACCGGCCGAGCCCTTCAACGCTCCACCACTGACCGATGCTGAGCGCGACACCAGCGGCAGCTCCAATGTCGAATACCTCGATCGCGGATTGGTAGTAATGCCCGGCGAGGAAGAGGGCAATGTCTTGAGTTGGCGCTGGTCTGGTCTGGACGAGCAACGCATTATCTTCGCCGTCTATAAGAATGATGAGTTCTTCCGGACGGTTCGCCCCGGAGAGCCCACTTTCCTGGAAGACCCCAACGGGATGCCCGGGGACACCTATCAGATCGAGGCCCTGGTTGACGACGAACAGAAAGATGTCTCGGCCGTGGTTGCCGCACCGGAGACGTCTTATCTGAGTATTCCCCTGAACAAACCGGCCAATGGCTTTGTCGATGGAGAAGAGTACAGCTACTCAGCCAACGACGCCTCTGCCGCTGATTTGACCGGCGATGGCCAGTATGAACTGATCGTCAAGTGGAACCCCGACAACGCCAAAGACAATGCGCAGTCCGGCAAAACCGGTGATGTGCTCATTGATGCCTATACGATGGAAGGCGACTTCCTTTGGCGCATTAACCTGGGGCCGAATATTCGTGCCGGCGCTCACTACACCCAGTTTATTGCCTACGACTTTAATCAGGACGGCCGCGCCGAAGTGGCTATGAAGACCGCCGATGGCACTGTTGACGGTCGCGGTACCGTGATTGGCGACGCCGAAGCCGTCTATCGCAACGATGGTGGTTATATTCTGGATGGTCCCGAGTATCTGACCATGTTCGATGGCATTTCCGGTGAAGCCATCAGTACCGTTGATTATATTCCACCTCGCGGAGAAGATATCAACGCAATCTGGGGGGACGACTACGGCAACCGGGTCGACCGTTTCCTGGCCGGTGTTGCTTACCTGGATGGTCAGACGCCGAGTCTGGTGATGTCTCGCGGCTATTACACCCGTGCCGTGGTGGCGACCTTCAACTTCGATGGAAGCACCCTGACTCAGAATTGGGTCTATGACTCGGCTGAGGATGAGTCTGGGCCAAGTCTGGCAGGACAGGGCGCGCACAGCCTGAGTGTGGCCGATGTCGACAGCGACGGCAAAGATGAAATCATCTTCGGCGCGGCTACCCTGGATGACAATGGTACTCCGCTGTACAGCACTGGACTCGGACACGGTGACGCACTTCACGTCACAGATATCATTCCGGATAATCCCGGTCTGGAAATTTTCATGGTTCACGAAAGTTCCAGCGCCTACATTACCGAGGATGGCAATTTTGGTGTGGAGGTCCATGATGCCGAAACCGGTGAAATCCTGATTTCACAGCCAAGCAATGGCGAGGGCGATGATGTCGGTCGCGGCGTGACCGGGGATATCGATCCGAATTATCCAGGTCTGGAGAGCTGGGGTTCTCGCGGTGGTCTGATGGCGTCCGATGGTACCGTCATTTCCGAGAATAAGCCGGCCATGAACTTTATGGTCTGGTGGGACGGCGACCTCAGCCGCGAAATGCTGGATGGTACCGAAATCACCAAGTGGAACCCTGAGTCCATGCTGGTGGAAGAGCCTCTGCTGAATGCCGGTACCTTCGCCAATGGTCTGGCGGTGTCCAACAATGGCACCAAGGCGACCCCCGCCCTGTCCGCCGACCTGCTGGGCGACTGGCGTGAAGAGGTGGTGTTTGCCAATGAGGCCAGCACCCGGTTGATGGTCTACTCAAGCAATATTCCCACCGATGTCCGCTTGCCCACTCTGATGCATGATCGTCAGTATCGTACTGCCATTGCGTGGCAGAACGTTGGTTACAATCAGCCTCCGCACCCCAGCTTCTATATGGGTTCGGATATGAAGCTGTACGATCATATTGTGAAGGAACTTCCGCAGTTCAAAACCCAGGCGGTCCCGGCCGAGCCTGTCAGTGCCGCTGTCGTCCAGGGCAATAATGACAATGTTCTGGTCAAGGTGATTCCCGGTGACGCGGAGCTCGACTCCTTTGAAGTGTTCCGGAGTGAATCCGATGCGCGCGATTCCGCGACCAGTGTGGGTGTGGCCGAAGGTGGTGAGACATCGTTCGTTGACGATTCAGCCAGCCCGGATGTGACCTACTATTACTGGGTTGAAGCCACCGATCTGGATGGCAATGCAATCGCCGGTATTGATGGTCCCTATCAGACACGACTGACATCCACGCAGATTCCCCGTGTCGAGGCGGCCAGTTCCAACAACTACGTCGACCTCACTTGGGTGACCGACCTCGTGTTGAGCGATATTTATATTTATCGCGCTGAGACCGATGATGTCGAGGATGTGCCAGAAAAACCTTCTATGGCTTACGCAGAGGTTAACCCGGACGCAAAAACCTGGACCGATGGCGACACAGAAGAAGGTGGTAAGTACTACTACTGGGTGGAGCTGACCACGGTAGAGGGTAATATCATTGACGCGGCTCCAGCCTTTGGGGAAAACCTGGTGGTAGAAGCCTCCAACCTGAGCGCTACCTATGCCGATGGTGTCATGACAGTATGTTGGGACCTTGAGAACGTTGCGCCCGGTGCGACTTATAATGAGCTGTACCGCAACGATCAGAACCAGGCCAGTGGCCGCTCGCGGATCTACCCGATCAGCGATCCAGCGGTGATCTACGAGGGCTGCTTTGAAGATGCTGGGCCTGAGGGTGGCTTTATCGAAGGCCAGGGGTACTGGTATATGTTCAAGCAGGTCGCCAGTGCGGAGATCGTTGGTCCCTTCGGTTTTGGTCTGGAGAGCAATGTCACCAACCTGTCAGCCGAGCTTGACCCGGCGCTGGGCACCATCAATCTGACTTGGAAGCTGTGGAACTTTGGTCAGGACATTGCCAGTGTTGATCTGTACCGTAACACCAGTGATTCGCTGACCGGAAAAACGCTGGTGCGTGCAGATGTCAGAGCGTTTGACGGTCGCTTGCGCGACACCGGTGGCGACAACGGTTTTACTCAGAATGAAACCTATTGGTACTCCTTCGAGGTAACTCTGCAGGATGGCACAGTGGTCAATACTGATCCGGAAGGTGAAGTTTTGTTCGAGCTGCCTGAGCCGGAAACCAATATCCTCACGCGTCTGGAAGATGGTGGTATTCGCATCGACTGGAACCTGGAAAACTTCCAGGGCGAGATCAGCCAGATCGAAATCCTGCGCAACACCCAGGCGTCCGCTGAAGGTGCCACCGTGGTGGTGTCCGAAGGTCTGGAGCTGCGCGGTGTGTACGCCGAGTACGAGGGTCTGGTGGAACTGCAGTCCTACTGGTACTTCATGCGGGTCACCATGGCCAATGGCGATGTCATTGTCGGCGAGCCCTCCACGGAGCTGGTCTATGAGGAAAACCCGAGTACAACCAGTCTGACCATCAACGAGAACGAAGATGGTTATTGCGAGATGTCCAATGGGTTGATCGAGAGCAACTGGGCCGGCTTTGAGGGCGATGGTTTCTCCAATACCGATAACGCCGAAGGTGAGTACATCACCTACAAGGTCAACATTCGGGATGCGGGCACCTACCGTCTGCTGGTTCGCTACGCCAACGGTGCGGGGGATAACCGTTTCGCCCGTGTGGATATCAACAGCCAGATTGGCGTGGCCCAGATCGATATGGAGTCCACCTCGGCCTGGGATACCTGGATGGAGTCCAGTGTTGATCTCGAGCTTGAGTCAGGCGAGACCGATATTACCCTGTACGCCGGCTCCGGCGGCGGTCTGGGCAATGTCGACTACCTGTACATCAATGCGCTGACCACGGAAAACGCTCCGCAAGCGATTGCTTGCACACCGTAATCGCGGAGCTCTGGGGCGTTTTCGCCCCAGTTCGTCAACACAAAAAAAAGGGCCGGACGTCAGTCTGGCCCTTTTTTTTGTGTTGCATTAGTTTCGTGCTCAAGCGGATCGATGAGCCGTGTCGCTTCAGAGGCTGTCCAGAAGTTGGGCTTCCTGCGCTGATAAGCCCACATAGGCGTCGATAGCCTCGGCACAGCGCATGACTTCAATGGCATTTTGATAGGCTTCCGCCGTCAGGCGAGAGCCCTTTTTGCTTTGACCCAAGGCAATCAATCCGACACCGGGTATCAGGCAGACCGCAGGCACTTCGCCTTGGGTGCTGGAACCGGCCCGGCCGCGACGCGTGTCCCGGTAGCGGGCAACGCCCTGTTCGAGCTTCTGCTTGAGTGTCTCCAGGGTATCGCCTTCAGGGTTCCAGGGAATGTACAGCGGTTTCAGCTTGGTGTGTCTGAGGTGATGCAGGCAGGCGACGCCTTTGGCTGCCAGGCGGGGAGCATCGACTGAGTTGACGAAGCGCATCACCTCTGGCACTGATTCCACAGTCCCGACCACCGGGTTTCCATCGGATATCAGATCGGTCAGAAACGGCAGAATTCGCTTCAGGACATTCTGTCGCGTCGGGGCGCTCAGGTCGCTATGGCGCGGACCGCCGAAGGTTTTATCGCCCTTGTCCCGTGCGGCGATGTAGCGGGATGCCGCCTCAATGATGTCCAACGTCTGTCGGTAGCAGAGTCTGTTGTCATCGGACCAGGTGGCGATGCCGTTACCGGCCAATAGCGCACCTTTCGCGTCGGGGTTACGATTCCAGGCCGCTTGCAAAGGGATGCCCTGCTCAAAGCCCGGGCGTGCCCGGGGTACCCAGAGCATAGTGTGGCCCCAGATGCGTTGCGTCAGCGCCCTGGAGTTTTTACAGGCCCCCACGGCAATCGCCGCACACGGATGAATGTGGTTGACGTGGGCGTAGGGCATCAATGCGTGTAGCGGCGTGTCCACGGAAGGGGCCGGCGCGGCCCGGTTGAATGTGGCGGCCTTGAAGGGCTCGCTGGCCGTGGGCCGAGTGTTTGCGCGGCGTAACCGTTGATAGTGGTGCCTCAAAGCCATCAGCCTCTCTTGGTACAGAGGAGAGAACTGACTTCTGCGGGAGGTTTTCAGATCCGTCCCGGCACTTTTGATCCATATGACCTCCACGGGCTGACCGCTGACCGGGTCTTTTTCAATAACCTTCAGTGAGGTGCTGCCGCCGCCGGTCGGGGTGATCCGGTGATCCTCGCCAAGCCGGTTTGAGCGATACACCAGTGCCTCCAGCGGCGAGAGCCGGTTGGCAAGCGCGTCGTCCCAGGTGTCATGAATGTGGGTGTAATGATTGTTGCGGTAGGACATGGTTAAACCCTGAATCTGGCATCATCATTGGGGGGGCAAAAGGGTAGCCCAGGAATCACAAAAAG is a window from the Marinimicrobium koreense genome containing:
- a CDS encoding class II aldolase/adducin family protein; translation: MSYRNNHYTHIHDTWDDALANRLSPLEALVYRSNRLGEDHRITPTGGGSTSLKVIEKDPVSGQPVEVIWIKSAGTDLKTSRRSQFSPLYQERLMALRHHYQRLRRANTRPTASEPFKAATFNRAAPAPSVDTPLHALMPYAHVNHIHPCAAIAVGACKNSRALTQRIWGHTMLWVPRARPGFEQGIPLQAAWNRNPDAKGALLAGNGIATWSDDNRLCYRQTLDIIEAASRYIAARDKGDKTFGGPRHSDLSAPTRQNVLKRILPFLTDLISDGNPVVGTVESVPEVMRFVNSVDAPRLAAKGVACLHHLRHTKLKPLYIPWNPEGDTLETLKQKLEQGVARYRDTRRGRAGSSTQGEVPAVCLIPGVGLIALGQSKKGSRLTAEAYQNAIEVMRCAEAIDAYVGLSAQEAQLLDSL
- a CDS encoding carbohydrate-binding protein translates to MRKDGSYSKGKIRALAVPLVPVLLSTMLVGCDDEYTPAEPFNAPPLTDAERDTSGSSNVEYLDRGLVVMPGEEEGNVLSWRWSGLDEQRIIFAVYKNDEFFRTVRPGEPTFLEDPNGMPGDTYQIEALVDDEQKDVSAVVAAPETSYLSIPLNKPANGFVDGEEYSYSANDASAADLTGDGQYELIVKWNPDNAKDNAQSGKTGDVLIDAYTMEGDFLWRINLGPNIRAGAHYTQFIAYDFNQDGRAEVAMKTADGTVDGRGTVIGDAEAVYRNDGGYILDGPEYLTMFDGISGEAISTVDYIPPRGEDINAIWGDDYGNRVDRFLAGVAYLDGQTPSLVMSRGYYTRAVVATFNFDGSTLTQNWVYDSAEDESGPSLAGQGAHSLSVADVDSDGKDEIIFGAATLDDNGTPLYSTGLGHGDALHVTDIIPDNPGLEIFMVHESSSAYITEDGNFGVEVHDAETGEILISQPSNGEGDDVGRGVTGDIDPNYPGLESWGSRGGLMASDGTVISENKPAMNFMVWWDGDLSREMLDGTEITKWNPESMLVEEPLLNAGTFANGLAVSNNGTKATPALSADLLGDWREEVVFANEASTRLMVYSSNIPTDVRLPTLMHDRQYRTAIAWQNVGYNQPPHPSFYMGSDMKLYDHIVKELPQFKTQAVPAEPVSAAVVQGNNDNVLVKVIPGDAELDSFEVFRSESDARDSATSVGVAEGGETSFVDDSASPDVTYYYWVEATDLDGNAIAGIDGPYQTRLTSTQIPRVEAASSNNYVDLTWVTDLVLSDIYIYRAETDDVEDVPEKPSMAYAEVNPDAKTWTDGDTEEGGKYYYWVELTTVEGNIIDAAPAFGENLVVEASNLSATYADGVMTVCWDLENVAPGATYNELYRNDQNQASGRSRIYPISDPAVIYEGCFEDAGPEGGFIEGQGYWYMFKQVASAEIVGPFGFGLESNVTNLSAELDPALGTINLTWKLWNFGQDIASVDLYRNTSDSLTGKTLVRADVRAFDGRLRDTGGDNGFTQNETYWYSFEVTLQDGTVVNTDPEGEVLFELPEPETNILTRLEDGGIRIDWNLENFQGEISQIEILRNTQASAEGATVVVSEGLELRGVYAEYEGLVELQSYWYFMRVTMANGDVIVGEPSTELVYEENPSTTSLTINENEDGYCEMSNGLIESNWAGFEGDGFSNTDNAEGEYITYKVNIRDAGTYRLLVRYANGAGDNRFARVDINSQIGVAQIDMESTSAWDTWMESSVDLELESGETDITLYAGSGGGLGNVDYLYINALTTENAPQAIACTP